A single Sulfurimonas sp. hsl 1-7 DNA region contains:
- the rfbH gene encoding lipopolysaccharide biosynthesis protein RfbH, with the protein MTQQEQLKQEILQKTKEYYELVHKPQQTKEFIEGKSRVNYAGRVFDETEMQYLVDSSLDFWLTYGNYSKKFEKELAKFLNVRWAFLVNSGSSANLLAFYTLTSPLLEDRQIKRGDEVITVAAGFPTTVAPIVQYGAVPVFVDMELTYANIDVNELERALSPKTKAVMIAHTLGNPFNIKAVKDFCDKHNLWLIEDNCDALGSTYDGRPTGTWGDIGTSSFYPPHHMTMGEGGATYTDNPLLKKIMLSLRDWGRDCWCESGVDNTCGCRFTQQFGTLPKGYDHKYVYSHFGFNLKVSDMQAAVGCAQLEKFPAFVEKRKENQKKLYDGLKDIEELQLVETQPNSDPSWFGFMMTLTEKANFTRNEIVEFLENHNIQTRNLFAGNMTRHPMFDHMELNKDYRVIGELPNTNKIMNDSFWIGLYPGMGDEAINYMIKKIREYIESK; encoded by the coding sequence ATGACGCAACAAGAACAACTAAAACAAGAGATTTTACAAAAAACAAAAGAGTATTATGAATTAGTTCATAAACCACAACAGACAAAAGAGTTTATTGAAGGTAAATCTAGAGTTAATTATGCTGGAAGAGTATTTGATGAAACTGAGATGCAATACCTTGTAGATAGTAGTTTAGATTTTTGGCTTACATACGGTAATTATTCCAAAAAATTTGAAAAAGAACTTGCTAAATTTTTAAATGTAAGATGGGCATTTTTAGTAAATTCTGGAAGTTCTGCTAATCTTCTTGCATTTTACACCCTTACTTCTCCATTATTAGAAGATAGACAAATTAAACGTGGTGATGAAGTAATTACTGTAGCAGCTGGATTTCCAACAACGGTTGCTCCAATAGTCCAATATGGAGCAGTTCCTGTATTTGTGGATATGGAACTAACTTATGCAAATATCGATGTAAATGAACTTGAACGTGCTTTAAGCCCTAAAACAAAAGCTGTAATGATTGCTCATACATTAGGGAATCCTTTTAATATTAAGGCTGTTAAAGATTTCTGTGATAAACATAATCTTTGGCTTATAGAAGATAACTGTGACGCATTAGGTTCAACCTATGATGGCAGACCAACAGGAACATGGGGAGATATTGGTACAAGTAGTTTTTATCCTCCTCATCATATGACAATGGGTGAAGGTGGAGCAACTTACACTGACAATCCACTTCTTAAAAAGATAATGCTTTCACTTAGAGATTGGGGAAGAGATTGTTGGTGTGAAAGTGGTGTAGATAACACTTGTGGATGTAGGTTTACACAACAGTTTGGAACACTTCCAAAAGGGTATGATCATAAATATGTTTACTCACACTTTGGATTTAACTTAAAAGTTTCAGATATGCAAGCTGCTGTTGGATGTGCTCAACTTGAGAAGTTTCCTGCATTTGTAGAAAAAAGAAAAGAAAATCAAAAAAAACTTTATGATGGACTTAAAGATATTGAAGAACTTCAACTTGTAGAGACTCAACCAAATTCTGATCCAAGTTGGTTTGGATTTATGATGACACTTACAGAGAAAGCTAATTTTACAAGAAATGAAATTGTAGAATTTTTAGAAAACCATAATATTCAAACAAGAAATCTTTTTGCGGGAAATATGACAAGACACCCTATGTTTGATCATATGGAATTGAATAAAGATTATAGAGTTATTGGAGAACTTCCAAATACTAATAAAATTATGAATGATAGCTTTTGGATAGGACTATATCCTGGTATGGGTGATGAGGCTATTAATTATATGATTAAAAAAATTAGAGAGTATATAGAAAGTAAATAA